From the genome of Terriglobales bacterium:
GATGGTCTACAACTCGGCGCGCATGAAAGACGCGGGCATGAACTTCGTGAAGGAAGCCGCCATGACCAAGCTCTACGCTTCCCAGGTGGCGGAGCGCGTGGCCTCGCTGGCCATCGAGATCTACGGCGGCTACGGTTTCACCAAGGATTACCCGGTGGAGAAGTACTGGCGCGACTCGAAGATCGGCAAGATCTACGAAGGCACGTCGAACATGCAGTTGGCAACGATTGCGAAGCTCGTATTGGGCGGAAAGTGATGCGGGATCCTTCCCCTTCGCCGTGCTCAGGGTCAGGATTTCGGCGGTGGGCTCCCGCTTCGCTCACGCCCGCAAAATGCCTCAACATGCAGCTGCAGACCATTGCCAAGCTGGTGCTGGGGAAGTGATCTTCCGGTAGAGACGCCCGTCAGGGCGTCTCTCCTTCACGCATATGTCCTCCGAACGTCGCCAATTCCCGCGCCTCAACCTCTCGGATGACGCCTACGCCATCGACGAATCCGGGCAGACCCTGGGACGGGTGCGGGTGGTGGGCGGCGGCGGCATGGAGCTCTCGGCCGCCTCCAGCGTGGTCGCCGAGCAGCTGACGGTGGGACGGCGGCTGCGCATCCAGATCATCGAGCCCGCCAGCCAGGCCAACCACACCCTGGACGTCGAGGTCCGGTCCCGCCGCTTGCGCTCCATCGGCCTGGAG
Proteins encoded in this window:
- a CDS encoding PilZ domain-containing protein, with translation MSSERRQFPRLNLSDDAYAIDESGQTLGRVRVVGGGGMELSAASSVVAEQLTVGRRLRIQIIEPASQANHTLDVEVRSRRLRSIGLEFVGGAHPPAK